The following proteins are encoded in a genomic region of Ostrea edulis chromosome 7, xbOstEdul1.1, whole genome shotgun sequence:
- the LOC125656852 gene encoding kielin/chordin-like protein isoform X2, which produces MFYYMIAIGCALQTITSEARYYGPTTPDYLKCRYGRYQADLSNTQQCDPRTPHSCADGYNCQGGPAYQHGPCCKAVNPCKVGDPFARDGDAPNCIKNGVSRCPTGYNCVGTKQTSSVCCKGCTYEGKARFPSEKFYNSRGGDCTCGYDGEVTCVYHYCPYKNDEHPIGTVFDDGCKTCTCNTNGRVTCTDKYCSVYCHHGGKQYTYGQPKFPKGDGCNECSCQKDGTVLCTTKPCVVYCHHGGQQYTYGQPKFPKGDGCNECSCQKDGTVSCTNNPCLVYCHHGGKQYTYGQPKFPKGDGCNECSCQKDGTVSCTNNPCPVYCHHGGQQYTYGQPKFPKGDGCNECSCQKDGTVSCTNNPCVVYCHHGGQQYTYGQPKFPKGDGCNECSCQKDGTVSCTNKPCVGMCIR; this is translated from the exons ATGTTTTATTACATGATTGCGATAGGTTGTGCTCTGCAAACAATAACTTCAGAAGCAAGAT ATTACGGCCCTACTACACCTGACTACTTAAAATGTAGATATGGCCGTTACCAGGCCGATCTTAGCAATACTCAGCAATGTGATCCTAGGACGCCACACTCCTGTGCTGACGGATACAACTGTCAGGGAGGACCAGCATATCAGCACGGACCATGCTGCAAAG CTGTGAATCCTTGTAAAGTTGGGGATCCTTTTGCCAGAGATGGGGACGCACCTAACTGTATTAAGAATGGTGTTTCTCGCTGCCCCACCGGATATAACTGTGTGGGAACAAAGCAGACGTCGTCCGTCTGTTGTAAAG GTTGCACATATGAAGGCAAAGCTCGTTTTCCCTCCGAAAAATTCTACAACAGCCGAGGCGGGGACTGTACTTGTGGTTACGACGGGGAAGTAACATGTGTTTACCATT ATTGCCCGTATAAAAACGACGAACACCCAATCGGAACAGTATTTGACGATGGCTGTAAGACCTGTACGTGTAACACAAACGGTCGAGTGACCTGTACAGATAAGTATTGCTCAG TATATTGCCATCATGGAggaaaacaatatacatatggACAACCGAAATTTCCAAAAGGCGATGGCTGTAACGAGTGTTCTTGTCAAAAGGATGGAACAGTATTATGTACCACCAAGCCATGTGTAG TATATTGCCATCATGGAGGACAACAATATACATATGGACAACCGAAATTTCCAAAAGGCGATGGCTGTAACGAGTGTTCTTGTCAAAAGGATGGAACAGTATCATGTACCAACAACCCGTGTCTAG TATATTGCCATCATGGAggaaaacaatatacatatggACAACCGAAATTTCCAAAAGGCGATGGCTGTAACGAGTGTTCTTGTCAAAAGGATGGAACAGTATCATGTACCAACAACCCATGTCCAG TATATTGCCATCATGGAGGACAACAATATACATATGGACAACCGAAATTTCCAAAAGGCGATGGCTGTAACGAGTGTTCTTGTCAAAAGGATGGAACAGTATCATGTACCAACAACCCATGTGTAG TATATTGCCATCATGGAGGACAACAATATACGTATGGACAACCGAAATTTCCAAAAGGCGATGGCTGTAACGAGTGTTCTTGTCAAAAGGATGGAACAGTATCATGTACCAACAAGCCATGTGTAGGTATGTGCATACGCTAG
- the LOC125656852 gene encoding kielin/chordin-like protein isoform X1 encodes MFYYMIAIGCALQTITSEARYYGPTTPDYLKCRYGRYQADLSNTQQCDPRTPHSCADGYNCQGGPAYQHGPCCKAVNPCKVGDPFARDGDAPNCIKNGVSRCPTGYNCVGTKQTSSVCCKGCTYEGKARFPSEKFYNSRGGDCTCGYDGEVTCVYHYCPYKNDEHPIGTVFDDGCKTCTCNTNGRVTCTDKYCSVYCHHGGKQYTYGQPKFPKGDGCNECSCQKDGTVLCTTKPCVVYCHHGGQQYTYGQPKFPKGDGCNECSCQKDGTVSCTNNPCLVYCHHGGKQYTYGQPKFPKGDGCNECSCQKDGTVSCTNNPCPVYCHHGGQQYTYGQPKFPKGDGCNECSCQKDGTVSCTNNPCVVYCHHGGQQYTYGQPKFPKGDGCNECSCQKDGTVSCTNKPCVVYCHHGGQQYTYGQPKFPKGDGCNECSCQKDGTVSCTNNPCLVYCRYNGRQYSPGRTFPSTDGCNQCTCRQDGQVICGEAPCNSYPGNNPYAG; translated from the exons ATGTTTTATTACATGATTGCGATAGGTTGTGCTCTGCAAACAATAACTTCAGAAGCAAGAT ATTACGGCCCTACTACACCTGACTACTTAAAATGTAGATATGGCCGTTACCAGGCCGATCTTAGCAATACTCAGCAATGTGATCCTAGGACGCCACACTCCTGTGCTGACGGATACAACTGTCAGGGAGGACCAGCATATCAGCACGGACCATGCTGCAAAG CTGTGAATCCTTGTAAAGTTGGGGATCCTTTTGCCAGAGATGGGGACGCACCTAACTGTATTAAGAATGGTGTTTCTCGCTGCCCCACCGGATATAACTGTGTGGGAACAAAGCAGACGTCGTCCGTCTGTTGTAAAG GTTGCACATATGAAGGCAAAGCTCGTTTTCCCTCCGAAAAATTCTACAACAGCCGAGGCGGGGACTGTACTTGTGGTTACGACGGGGAAGTAACATGTGTTTACCATT ATTGCCCGTATAAAAACGACGAACACCCAATCGGAACAGTATTTGACGATGGCTGTAAGACCTGTACGTGTAACACAAACGGTCGAGTGACCTGTACAGATAAGTATTGCTCAG TATATTGCCATCATGGAggaaaacaatatacatatggACAACCGAAATTTCCAAAAGGCGATGGCTGTAACGAGTGTTCTTGTCAAAAGGATGGAACAGTATTATGTACCACCAAGCCATGTGTAG TATATTGCCATCATGGAGGACAACAATATACATATGGACAACCGAAATTTCCAAAAGGCGATGGCTGTAACGAGTGTTCTTGTCAAAAGGATGGAACAGTATCATGTACCAACAACCCGTGTCTAG TATATTGCCATCATGGAggaaaacaatatacatatggACAACCGAAATTTCCAAAAGGCGATGGCTGTAACGAGTGTTCTTGTCAAAAGGATGGAACAGTATCATGTACCAACAACCCATGTCCAG TATATTGCCATCATGGAGGACAACAATATACATATGGACAACCGAAATTTCCAAAAGGCGATGGCTGTAACGAGTGTTCTTGTCAAAAGGATGGAACAGTATCATGTACCAACAACCCATGTGTAG TATATTGCCATCATGGAGGACAACAATATACGTATGGACAACCGAAATTTCCAAAAGGCGATGGCTGTAACGAGTGTTCTTGTCAAAAGGATGGAACAGTATCATGTACCAACAAGCCATGTGTAG TATATTGCCATCATGGAGGACAACAATATACATATGGACAACCGAAATTTCCAAAAGGCGATGGCTGTAACGAGTGTTCTTGTCAAAAGGATGGAACAGTATCATGTACTAACAACCCATGTTTAG TGTACTGTCGATATAATGGGAGACAGTATTCTCCCGGACGAACATTTCCATCTACTGATGGCTGTAACCAGTGTACCTGTCGACAGGATGGCCAGGTGATCTGTGGCGAAGCACCCTGTAACTCATATCCAG GAAACAATCCATATGCCGGATAA